The genomic region ATTTCTTTTGGAGCAATAGGTGAATATGAGCGAGGGATTTCTGATTTAACAAAAGGGATTGAGAAAGATCCAGAAAATTTCAAGATGTATCTATATAGAGCTGAGTGCTTTTACAAATTAAAAGCTTATGGCAAGTCCATTGCAGATTTAAAAGAAGCAATAAAGAATGACCCAGAAAATTATACCTTATATGAACATCTTTCAGAATGTTATGCAGACATGGGGGACACTGAAAAAGCATTTGAGGTTTTGAAAAAGGATGGCATCCCTCACTCAAAGTATTTGAACGCTCAGGCAAATTTGTATTACCACCTTTGTGAAACCGATAAAGCCATTGAAAAACTTGAAGAAGCTTTGAAAGAATCACCTTCTGATAAAGATACTTTGAAAATGCTTTCTATTATCGATATGCAAATAGGAAAATATAATGAAGCTTTAGCTATATTTGAAAAATTATCTCAACGTTCAGATATTGACTTGTTCTATCTTTTTAACAATAAAGGGTACCTCTACTTTTTAAAAGGCGATTTAAAAAATGCAT from Candidatus Schekmanbacteria bacterium harbors:
- a CDS encoding tetratricopeptide repeat protein — its product is ISFGAIGEYERGISDLTKGIEKDPENFKMYLYRAECFYKLKAYGKSIADLKEAIKNDPENYTLYEHLSECYADMGDTEKAFEVLKKDGIPHSKYLNAQANLYYHLCETDKAIEKLEEALKESPSDKDTLKMLSIIDMQIGKYNEALAIFEKLSQRSDIDLFYLFNNKGYLYFLKGDLKNALTYCKKAIEADPYIGNTYDTLGSIYDAKGDYEKAVEYFNKAIKLAPTKAIIYYNRAMTYEKMGKFNEALDSYETYLNLGEEDCSFGREEKAKDKVQKLKNKIKHMN